The Candidatus Delongbacteria bacterium genome contains a region encoding:
- the secF gene encoding protein translocase subunit SecF gives MSQKKQIDFIGKRKMWVSISISVILISMIFIAARGGLDYNIEFNGGYLVQLALKSDVPISELREVFSKSDLQGVELQEFSDMSNDPDFEREVVVKLETVDHDANLIEDKIINIMDNSYGRDHYIIRQSSVIGPKIGDELKESALLAIIFSSLGILIYITFKFQFKYGVAAIVAVLHDVLITIGLYSILSLFMNLEISLSVIAALLTIVGYSLNDTIVVFDRIRENRNNMEGMEFKALVNQSVNETITRTLLTSLTTLFVVIILAFFAGDVIRDLSVTLFIGIVVGTYSSIYIASPVVIFWESLRKKKTAVK, from the coding sequence ATGTCACAAAAAAAACAAATAGATTTCATTGGTAAACGCAAAATGTGGGTATCGATCTCTATTTCAGTGATACTTATCTCTATGATTTTTATTGCTGCAAGAGGTGGATTAGATTACAATATTGAGTTCAATGGTGGATACCTTGTTCAATTAGCTCTAAAGAGTGACGTACCAATCAGTGAACTAAGAGAAGTTTTCTCAAAAAGTGATCTTCAAGGAGTAGAACTACAAGAATTCTCAGATATGTCAAATGACCCGGATTTTGAAAGAGAAGTAGTTGTAAAACTTGAAACTGTTGATCACGATGCAAATCTTATAGAAGACAAAATTATCAACATAATGGACAATTCTTATGGAAGAGATCATTACATTATAAGACAATCTTCTGTTATTGGTCCTAAAATTGGTGATGAATTGAAAGAATCTGCTTTACTAGCAATTATATTCTCTTCACTTGGGATTCTAATTTATATTACTTTCAAGTTTCAATTCAAATATGGTGTTGCAGCAATTGTTGCTGTTCTTCACGATGTTTTAATTACAATTGGACTTTATTCTATTTTGAGTCTTTTCATGAATCTTGAAATATCGCTTTCAGTTATCGCAGCCTTACTTACAATTGTTGGTTACTCCTTAAATGACACCATTGTTGTTTTTGACAGGATTAGAGAAAATCGAAACAATATGGAAGGCATGGAGTTTAAAGCACTTGTAAATCAATCAGTTAACGAAACAATTACAAGAACATTGCTAACTTCATTAACTACTCTTTTTGTAGTTATAATTTTAGCGTTTTTTGCAGGTGATGTTATTAGAGACTTATCTGTAACATTGTTTATCGGTATAGTAGTTGGTACATACTCTTCTATATATATAGCTTCTCCAGTTGTTATCTTCTGGGAAAGTTTAAGGAAGAAAAAGACAGCTGTAAAATAA